A region of the Litchfieldia alkalitelluris genome:
GTTTTTAAAAGGATATATTACGAATGCGATTGCTGGAGAAATAAACGAAGGGCCATACCGATCAGCTGTGGAGCAAGTGGCTAAATCAGATTTACAAGAAGTGATTGAAGTAAGAAAAGGGAATGGGCTTGAAGTCATTGCACCTAATGAGGTTGATTGTATAACGATTGCTGGAATGGGTGGGACTCTCATCACGACGATATTAGAGGAGGGTAAAAGTAAATTACAAGGAGTTAGACGCCTCATTTTACAACCTAATATTGGGGCTATTAATATACGTAGATGGCTAATGGATCATGGTTGGCAAATTGTCTCTGAAACGATATTAGAAGAAGATGGGAAAATTTACGAAATTCTTGTTGCCGATCGTGGTAAACCACAAGCAAATTACTCCAATCTAGAGGCGGG
Encoded here:
- a CDS encoding tRNA (adenine(22)-N(1))-methyltransferase, producing the protein MNELRLSKRLEAVASNILEKSVLADIGSDHAYLPCYAFLKGYITNAIAGEINEGPYRSAVEQVAKSDLQEVIEVRKGNGLEVIAPNEVDCITIAGMGGTLITTILEEGKSKLQGVRRLILQPNIGAINIRRWLMDHGWQIVSETILEEDGKIYEILVADRGKPQANYSNLEAGLLLGPFLLKEKNQTFIKKWTHEKQHWLAILSNLEKAEMTNENSERKRELEQKISIVEEVLNE